In Spirochaeta thermophila DSM 6578, the DNA window TGCTCAAGGAGGTTCACCTCATCCACGTAGAGGATCCCCCGGTGTGCCGCGGCGAGCAGCCCCGGCTCGAACTCACGCACCCCCTCGGAAAGGGCCTTCTCCACGTTGAGCGATCCCACCAGTCTGTCCTCGGTGGTGTTGAGCGGGAGCTCCACCAGAGGCATCCCCGGCACGAGTGAGGCGAGGGCTCGCACAAGCGTGGTCTTTCCCGTACCCTTCTCGCCTGAGAGGAGCACACCCCCAATACCCGGATCGATGACCCCAAGGAGGAGGGCCTGCTTCGCCTCCTCTTGGCCCACGATAGCCGAAAACGGAAACACACGATCGATCACGCCACACTCCCCTACTCAAGGGTGGCAGGATCGACAAACACGTCTATCCACGGCGTGGAAAACGAGAAGAAGACGAAGAAGAACCCCCCGAGCACCAGGAGTGCAGTCAACAAGAGGCGGGTGCGGCCCTTCCAGGGGAGGCGCTCCAGGTCGTGCTCAAGCATGCCAGCCACGAGCCCCACTACGTAGGTGACCGCAAAGGCCCAGCTCAGCTCCACCGCGAGGCTCTCCACCTTCCCCACAAAGCCCGGAAGCACGTACCAGATGAGCACCACCACCCACGGCGCAAGCACCACGGAGAGGAAGCGTGAGGGCCAGAAACCAGGCGTCTCCCGCCTCCTGAGCGATCCTGCGGCCGCCGCTTCTATGAGTGAGGCAAAAAGGTAGGCCCAGTAGACCATCTTCAGGTGCTCGAAGACCGACTCGTTCGTGCCGAACACCGGAACCAGCCAGCTCCATCCCGTAAGCTCATACCCAAAGTGGAGCACCCCGTAGATCCCCAGAAATACAAATGACTTGAGGAATATGTTCATGCTCTCTCCTGAACGATATGCTCTCCTCTCAATTATAGACAAAGAGCCGGCCTTAAGGCCATATCCTTGACGAGAAGGCCGGAGATCCGCACCTTTTACCCATGCGATACCGTATCTTCGTCGACCTCGACGGCGTGCTCGTGGACTTCGAGAAGGGAGTGCTCGAAGCCACAGGGAAACGGGTT includes these proteins:
- a CDS encoding DUF6512 family protein, translated to MNIFLKSFVFLGIYGVLHFGYELTGWSWLVPVFGTNESVFEHLKMVYWAYLFASLIEAAAAGSLRRRETPGFWPSRFLSVVLAPWVVVLIWYVLPGFVGKVESLAVELSWAFAVTYVVGLVAGMLEHDLERLPWKGRTRLLLTALLVLGGFFFVFFSFSTPWIDVFVDPATLE